tctcttacaCTCTCAATAAAGCTTTTTCTCGCTCATATTGTTCTCAACcacactctctccctgtctttctttctctctctctctctctggcatgtTATCCTTCTTGGATGTCTGCCGACATACAGTATGGTTGCATAGGTTTTGatgtactaacacacacacatacacacacacacgactaatGCCACTAACGCGTGCCCAAACTTGCGCCATGCGTCAGATTACTTCGACTGGGTGGAGCGTCTGCTGAACGAGGGAATATTCCAGAAGTCAGAATTTCAGGCATTTGCTGTCATTTGCTCCGGCACCTTGGTTATGCAGGCAGGGAGCAGCTGCTGTCATTACAgacactgtactgtgtgtgtgtgtgtgtgtgtgtgtgtgtgtgtgtgtgtgtgtgtgtgtctttccctaCCAACGGCTTGGGAGAAACACTCTTGCTGCATCAACCAGCCACTCCCACACAGGGAGGAATGGGAATAGGATGATGTTGACCCAAAGCCACTGATCTTTGTGTTTTATATAGAGTTTTTATTTACGTACATTTCCACATGAAGTAACAGAAAACTAGTACTAAAAAAACYAACCTAATTGGTCCATAAAAATGTACTCATAACAGAATACCTGAGAGACTAACTACAGGTTAATAACCATAATTAAAACTAAGGTTTGGTTTGGACTACATAGATATGAGACTACTTTTAAAACCTGACGATGTTCTCAGtatcaacacacagacacatgttatTCCCCATATCGCCTCTCACAGCCCCACACTGCACTTGCTGGACATTCCCCAAACTTAAAGAGTTAAYACCTGGTGACAACTTGTTCTGGCTTTATTTCTGTACATCGCGTTTGTCGGCCATATTTGTTTATGCTGTGGTGTCTGGTGATCACAACCCTGGATCTGGATTCTGTGTCCTGTTTTGTGTTGCATTGACGGGTTGGGCTACTGCTACTGCATGGATACTGTTAGGCCCAGTCCTAAAAGAATCTCTAGAACCTTCTctccctacagatgtaggatcttaaattgatcagcctgttgcaagagaactttcctgcaatgcaggggGGAATTTAACATTTgtggtgtatttgaggtttaaaaagtcttctgaagtttgtaatttccactgttAAATTTCAGTCTTGATTTTCCCttccaaaaaatgtatcaacccctacaaaaatgtatttgaattataatccacataataattcaaatgccctgatgctgcaggattattttctggctcaaattaagatcctacatctgtagttccACTCTGGTGTTTGTAGATCTGAGGTAAGTGGATAATTGTAAGCAACATGGTGGAAGTTACCcaagtccatttggaagactgtAATAAAATCCTTACTTTATTGCTTAAACCTATCCAGCCCCTTCATATTTGAAATCACTAAATGGGAAGGGGCCTATGGCTAGAGGATAGGTCTCAGTATGGAAAGGGATGGGTACTAGTGTAATCGAAGAGGGTAGCAACTAGTCCTTTATAAATAGTCAGGAAGCAAGCACACGTGGAATGATTGCTCAGAAATGCAGACAAACATTTAACCTGATGGGACATGAAGAAAGataaagatagacagagagagataaagatagacagagagaggggttgaGAGGTGCACAGGGGATATAGGACACCTTttgctcctgtgttgtcttgtctccatggactttagtccGCCATTTTTACCTCATCAGTTGCCATGTAGATATTGCTTATACAGAAATGAGCTTCATTATCTTCTTTAGTTTTCATGAactaatctatactgaacaaaaatataaacaaaacatgtaaagtgttggtcccatttttcatgagctgaaataaaagatccctggatacctcgaaattggggagaaaaagagagagaaaaataaataaaatatatacgtttttttaacatccctgttagtgagcatttctcctttactaaAGATAATCCATTAASctgacaggtgtggcatatcaataagatgattaaacagcatgtttattacacaggtgcaccttgtgctggggacaataaaaggcaactctaaaatgagcggttttgtcacacaacacaatgccacagatgtctcaagatttgagggagcgtgcaattggcatgctgactgcaggaatgtccaccagagctgtagccagagaatttaatgttcatttctctaccaacgttgttttagagaatttggcagtacaatcaaccggcctcacaaccgttgaccacgtgtaaccacgccagcctttgtgggggaaaacgaattctgattggctgggcctggctctccagtgggtggacctggctcccaagtcggtgggcctatgccctcccaggcccacccatggctgcacccctgcccagtcatgtgaaatctatagattagggcctaatgaatttacatcaattgactgatttccttctatgaactgtaactcagtaaaatctttgaaattgttgcatgttgcgtttatatttttgtttagtatatactTTATTCATGCAGGAGATCCCCACTCTACCAAGTATTAAACATGAATACAATCTTCGGGTCGCACGCGGACGGCAGGTGTCACAGATTAATGGGGGATTTGGTAATAGGCATgatattttacagtattttatccaTAGTCCTATAATGAAGATTTGGATAAATGAAAAACACCTTTGTAAGACCAATGTTCCATTACATAGGCCTCcgatacattacatacattatttCAATGATTAAAAGGGTTCATAGACTATAAACTATATAATGCATTCCAAATATTAGCTCATTGCTATTCAAATGAAGACGACAAATTCAGAGTTTTGTTTTCCAACACATTTTTCTTTTCGATAATCAGACTGGGCTAACTTATTTCAGTGAGCACGCGAAAATACTATTCCAAGCAGAGTTGATGATCGTTTGTTGAGTAGCCTTACTATGTCTGACTGCAAATAATTTCGAAAACGAATTGTTTCTATTTCGTGTATATTCCTTTCAGATAGACTTTCAGCCTACAGCTATAGCGTGTACATTAATTGAACTGTAATGAAACAAATTATGTTTTAATTTAACAACTAGCTAGAAATGTACTACATTTCATGTAGCCTAAGTAGTGTGACATCAAAATGTAACATTAAAATAGATTAtttcaaataaattaataaactaAGCGTGAAACTAAGcggaaaaatgtatataatttacGACTAAACACATGCaccttcaaaatacaaaattttGCTCTTACAATTTTGATCACAGAAAACGAGAAACAAAGTGATGATATTGAAAATGTGTGCTACATGGAACGAGAAGGATGTGGACAAAAATGGAAAAGATTAAGACAATTTCACCAACAACACTTTCAACTGCTATTTCATTGTATGAAGCAACTTTAAAACGACATTATCAACGAATGGAATATTTTCATCATCATTGCAATGCAGTGCAGCCAGCGTTCGTTGGCGTTGACGCGCGAGATACAATTCCCCACTGTAGGGCCTCGGCCTATCCAACCACGCAAAATTACGCCCCAAATAGTGCATAATACAGAGTTAAAGAAAAGGCCTGACAGCTCCTGACGaccagcggtggaaaaagtactcaattagatgccctaatagaaaatgactcaagtaaaagtgaatgtcacccagtaaaatactacttgagtaaaagtKTAAAAGTATTTGGTGttaaatatacttaggtatcaaaagtaaatggaattgctcaaatgtacttatgtatcaaaagtaaaagtaccaGTATAAATAATTTCgacttccttatattaagcaaaccagacggcacaatctTCCTTTTTTattggatagccaggggcacactccaacactcagacataatttacaagcaaCGCATTTGTAGGGATGACCAGGSATGTTCTCTTGGTAATTATGTGAATTTGACCATtcttgtcaaaatgtaacgaatacttttgggtgtcagggaaaatgtatggagttaaaagtacattattatcttaaggaatgtagtgaagtaaaagtaaacgtttccataaatataaatagtaaagtacagataccgaaAAAAACGGctcaagtagtactttcaagtatttttacttaagtactttaaaccactgcTGAAGACTATAGTCATCACTTAACCGAACTTCGAAAGGCGACTTCTTCTCTCCCCGAAGCGCACGTCTTTGGAAGAGGGCTCGCCGATTATGGTTTTATAGAGATGGGGGGTGGTGGTCGCGCTCTGTCTATATATAAAGTCGATGGAGGATGCGTTGATGTATTGGTTCGTGTGTATTATCTCTTGTGTCGGCTGAGGTCAAGTGATCTCCCTTTTTTCTTCAAATGCCTTCGCCCCGCCTCCCTCGCAAAACTAGCGCTATGGGGTAGCTTATAAATAGGCTACTACAGTAGTAACAAAAGAATAGAACTTCCTTGAAGCGTGATGACCGGCTGGTTAAACTCACTGGAATATTATGTTGTTTCAATCCGCAGCTTCCTGTGCACATTTGGAAGAGTCTAAACGGGATCATTGGCTATAGGCTAACGTCTCCAGGTGTCATACGCGCAGGTAAGTAGAACGATGTCTACTCATTTATTGTCACTCGGTCGGTCTGTAACATTTTTTTCGTCAAGTCGTTGTGTGACAGTTGTTGTGACCGTTATTCTCACTCAGTCGGTCTGTAACATTTTTTTCYTCAAGTCGMTGTGTGACAGTTGTTGTGACCGTTATTCTCACTCAGTCGGTCTGTAACATTTTTTTCGTSAAYTCGGTGTGTGACAGTTGTTGTGACCGTTATTCTCACTCAGTCGGTCTGTAACATTTTTTTCATCAAGTCGGTGTGTGCAGTTGTTGTTATGATCGCCGTGTGTGTTCCTCAATAAATACATTGCTTGAAATAGCCTACGTTAAAATATTCATACATTTCATAAATTACAATTATACTATAGCATGTACACTTCCttatttgtatttgattaacaGATACATACTAATGCTTGGTGTGGAGGGTCGACTGTTTACAATAACAATGACCTCGTGTAACAGACAGTAGACTCAGCCACTGGAGAAAAACAACTTTTGAGGCATCAACAACTAGATCAATTTAAAAACGGGTTACATCATCAACTGTAACCAATATGAGGCGGGACTTCCGTTTCAGTTGCGATGGAGTTCTCCACATCAACTGCTGTTTTATCACTGCCAGAGCCTAATAAAATATGTAATAAGTGatagaaataaatataaatgataaaaaaatatatacattatataatgCAACAATGCATGGGCTTGTCAATCTCAACTGTTCATTTCTGTATTACCAATAGTGGTGCTTAGGGTAGACCGAAGCTAAATTAACACTTTTTGCCTTTTACTTATTTCTGAAAAGATTGTTTGAGCTAGATTAATAATATTTTTATACAAACAACACACATGTCTCAGCTACCATTACACACTGTAACTCAGTTTCTATGACATACAGACGTTTACAGTTCAACGAAAGTGGCGGAAGTGAAATGTTACAATTGACCCCGTCAGCAGGGTTAAATGTAACAGGCTGCATGCAGGGTTCAATGTAACACTCTTCAATTGTAAAAAATAAGTGGTAATTGAAAAATGTTATGATTTGAAACTGATATTTAGATGGAAATACACTAAGctgacaaaaaatattttgattaaaTGTTTTGGGCATGTCATATTGGCCAAAAACAAATTATCCAAAATTAATATGAGCATTCAAAAAGGTATTATCTTAGTTGTACTGGGAAACTTGATGTAAAGAAGTGAAATGTTATATCATTATGTGAATGTGTctaaatactatttaaaataccAAATTATAAAATGTGTTTCATTTGACCCCCAATTACTAATTTTAATCTAATCTGAGTCTTttgaaaaaaatacttgaataatTATTGTCATCAACTAATCAAAAGATCTATTCTTACGGATAAATTATATATGATTAGATACATGGGGAATGTTCCACTGGTCATAAAAAAATGGAGGCATCAAGACTATTCACGTTAGGCCTCAAAACACTTtttggtcaataaaaaaaaaaaagattgactGGTACCCCTAAAACGTCTCAGGTATGTAGAGACATTAACCAAGTATTAGCACATTGAATAACAGCTTTCTACGTGGTTTCTAATTTGTAGCTGTTACAACTGACCCTGTGCATACTACCACTTGTGCCATAAAGTCCCAACCTCATTGGCTTTTCTTGTCTTGTTTCAGATAGAGGAGAACTCTAGCCATCTTTCATACCCAGCTGATgggtatgtgtgaatgtgttagTGTAGATGTGTCAGGCCTTGCAGTGCTGAAGCAGCACAGAATGGTTTGTGGGTAATACAGGGATACAGGCTGTACTGTGCTGTTGCAGTAACGCCTGGAGAAACATGGAAAAAAGGTTTGGAAGAGTGAAAGCAATACACAAATAGTTCCACCTGCTAGGCTCAGTCCTGGAGGGCCACGGTGTATGCAGGCCTTTGTTACAACCCAGCtctaacacatctgattcaactaaTTGTGGTTTAAGACCACAATCAATTAAATCGGGTGTGccggagcaaaagcctgcatacaccgtggccctccaggaccagagttGCCCAACCTGTGCTTACACCCATCCTATCCTCTCAGACCTATGATAAGTGTCTAAGGCAAGGGCTTGAGAGTTCAGACTGGGTACAAGAGAGGATGGCTGTGGTGTTACGTGCATGTCTGTGACAACGTGAGCGAAGCCTGGACATCCGAGGCTTGTGACCGCCATTCTGTGACTGGCTGCCTTGCTGTAGCAGCACGTAAATATTGGAGTTCACCACTGCTGAAGCCTCCAGTATTGACGGTGCTGTTGAAGCAAAGCATTGCCGTTCGACATCAGTCTATGGGCTACCTGGttgaattaaacaaaaaaatatatatatttttaaatgttttatttgtgttcTTGATCAAATATATTCTCAATTCTATTTCAATTTAGAGAATTGTACTTTTGGAAATATACTTTAGGACACAGGAAATTGATGTcaaataaaatatactgtataaattgAGACTAATGGTGAGGTGAACCATATTGACATTATGGCCCTCAACATTATTATCCTTTGTCGCCATCTGCTGGTCAATCCAGTCTGACTCGCAGAGAATGGATccatctcaatagtctgaagtCCACTGATATTACAGAACTGGACATGGAAAGGGAACCACTTCAGACTTTTGAGATGCACCCTGACACTGAGTTCACTTTTTCTTTCCTTCACCAAGCTGGCTCTGTGTGTCCTCTCTTCTGAGATGTTCTGCCCTGGGGGTTTCACTCAGTACAACGATCTGGGTATTCCTGCTCCTTTCAAACATGTAGCATTCAATCTTCTCCTCTTGGGAAACTGTCCTTGTGTCGATCAGGCGAAACCCATCCTTCAGAAGGGTGTCTACCAGCAGGCCCAGGACGTTGGTGCTGTTGAGAAGCTTTCTGTCATCCGGCTCAATAGWTACAAACCTGTAAGAGTAAAACAATGCAAGTTTGGTCTTTAAAAACTGTGCATAATATAGTGCTTTGAATAAACATACAAGAGTTATTACAGATCCAGTGTTTCCCCTAACATTACACAGRCGAGTGCCTATACACTAGGCAGCTACCTGCTCCCCCTATCCCCCTCCTGCCCCCCGGACTTCTCACTTCCCCTCTGCTGCTCCCCCAATGGACAATCCCTCAGGGACCATCTACCTGCCCCAATGGACATTTACCCTGCCCCCACCCCCCAATGGACATGTATTAGTGTTAcagttgtaaatatgtatatattttaattattatttgtattgtttcattcacttctctttttgacctgcactgttggagctcggagcttaagaatttcactgtaccctgcaattacatctgcaactctgtgcatgtgactaataaactcatCATACAGTATGGAGCCCTTGAGGAATTGGCCAATGGGAGACACTGAGATGGGTATAATAGCCTACAGGTGAGTGTAACTTCCCCTCACCTGGCAGAGAAGTCGTCCCTGGCTAGTTGGTCAGTCCCACATTGGAACACCATGTCGTGGTGAGAGGGTCTCTGGACCGGTACAGGATGAGGTGTGCTGGAGTTCTGAGGCAGGTGTGYGAAATTRCCATTCAGATTTGGATGTMRCACYAAAATGGATATCCTTGTCGCCAAAGCCTCCAGAGTTTTGTTGTTGGAGCAGAATATTTGGAAGAATCCGTGAGTWTCCTGGACAGAGAAGCGCAACTCTAGAACCTCAACTCTGGATCGATGGATGTTCCTCTCAACCCAAAGTGCCAATGGATGCAAACCGTAGAACTGTGCTTCTTGAGCCAAGCCATTGTAGTCAGAGAATTCTGCTGGCAAGGTGATTTGACCTGTCCTCATATAATCCAGGATGTATTTAAAGAAAGTCCAATCTCTAWCTACAAAAACTTGTCCACTGATAACTTTAAAATCMGTGTCTTTGCCATCCAGGATCCTAGCTATTCTTGAGTCTTGGTGTCTTCTGAGAGTTGACAGAGTAGTGGTGAATTTTTTACCTCCAATATTGAATGTTATTAAGTCCTGGGCACTCATGTTTAGATGACTGACAGTTTAAATCATTGCAGACAAGAATGGGTCTAAGGAGAGGAGTGGTATTCAGTGAACATATCCTGGCAACACCAACAGTAAACAAAACAAATCTCATYCTAGGTGAGTGCAGTCACATAACTTCAGTTGGAGAGGctggtgacagtacagaatgttacCACTAGGGGCTAATATGAGCCACAAATTGAGATTGATCATTGAGCCCCAGTGGAGTAAATCGAGTAATAAAACACAGGAGATTGGAGGCACCTTAAGTGAGGTTGGCCCCCCGGATGGTTGGTTTGGCTCCTGACAGTAGACATTGGTCTAAAGTTACATCTACATTCATTCAACATGAGATTAGCAttatccttttgttttgttgcattgttttttatgttttagcTTTGTGTCTCTTTTATTCAGACTACCCTCCTGTCCGTTTATTTCAGTAAATGACAGTGAGTGGCACTTAATCTGCACTAATCTGAAAAAAACAGGATGGGTAATATGTGAGAATATGTTTCTGTAGTTTCCCCAAATTCAATATGATAATGTTTATTTAGTTGTAGGTAATACATTAAAGCAATGCTAAACAACAAACTGTAGTAGtgatttgattgtttttctgttcaaATATTAGTGTAGCTACATTTGTGTGGATTAACAGTAAAGTCAATTCATTTCTTGTTTAATTTGTGAAGCATTGATCTTTAGTGATTCTTCATAATGAAGTCCTCCTTTTGGGCTCAAATCAAACCTATCTGTCAACAAC
The genomic region above belongs to Salvelinus sp. IW2-2015 unplaced genomic scaffold, ASM291031v2 Un_scaffold3500, whole genome shotgun sequence and contains:
- the LOC112075990 gene encoding putative potassium channel regulatory protein; this encodes MRTGQITLPAEFSDYNGLAQEAQFYGLHPLALWVERNIHRSRVEVLELRFSVQXTHGFFQIFCSNNKTLEALATRISILVXHPNLNGNFXHLPQNSSTPHPVPVQRPSHHDMVFQCGTDQLARDDFSARFVXIEPDDRKLLNSTNVLGLLVDTLLKDGFRLIDTRTVSQEEKIECYMFERSRNTQIVVLSETPRAEHLRREDTQSQLGEGKKK